Part of the Flagellimonas eckloniae genome, ATATAAATGATTACCTATTACCCGATGGCACACAGAAAAACTACTCGGATGGAATTATTGACAATCCACGTTATTTTTCTGAGGTCAGTAATTTAAAGGATAATGTCGATAGATGGGTTGGAAACATTACGTTGAATTATCAACCAGCAGAGTGGGCAAACATTACCTATTCCGCTCAAATCGATAACTATGCAGATATCCGTAACCGATTTGTTCCACCAGATTTAGATGTAGGAACCCAGGTGGGTGGTTTCGTTACCAACGAGAACATCAATTTCACTGGATTGGAATCTAACTTTCTTGCAACATTCACCAAAGATGTCTCGGAGGATTTCACAACCTCTTTAACCGTGGGTCATCAATTGTCTGATATAAAAACTGATTATTCGTATTTAAGAGGAGAAGGATTGAATATTCCTGGAATAAACGAAATAAGCAATACTCTTAATTTATTTGGGGATAAGACCATTACCAGATTACGAAACATGGGTGTGTTTGGGGATTTACGATTTGAATACAAAGACAAGTTATTCCTTTCCGTAACCGGCAGGAATGATTGGATATCGGTTATGCCTCCCAAAAACAGATCTTTCTTTTATCCATCGGTTAGTTTATCCTATTTATTTAATGATTTAATAGATCCAGAACAAAAGTTTTTCACTTTTGGTAAATTAAGAACCAATTGGGCTCAAGTAGGTAAAGGACCTAATTTTGGTCAAGTGGGTCAATACTTTATTAAAGATCCAGCATTTCCTTTTGGCGGTGCAGGCGGGTTTAGGGCAAGCAAGCAACTTGGCGATGTGGATTTGATTCCAGAACGAAACAATACATTTGAGATTGGAGCAGATTTAAGGTTCTGGGATAACAGAATACGGGTGGATTACTCGTACTATAAAACCAGAGTAAAAGACCAAATATTCCCTGTAGGTACGGCATATTCATCTGGATTGTCTTCAGTTATTAGAAATGCTGGGGACTATGAGACATGGGGTCATGAGATGCTGTTGAGTGCCAAGCTTGTGAGAAGCGAGAATTTTACTTGGGAAACCATATTTAACTTTTCAACTTTTGCAAGTGAAGTCACCGCAATACCGGATGATTTGGATGAAATTGTGTTTTTTGACGACCGTATTACCAATAAAGCCAAGGTAGGTGATGAGTTGGGCTCTCTTTACGGGTGGGTATTCCAAACAGCGCCTGATGGACAGCGAATTGTTGGTGACGATGGAAAATGGATAATTACGGGTTCTGAAAATGAAGGCTTCTATTATGAAGGAGATAATGAAATGGTTAAAGTTGGAAATGCATTTCCTGATTATACCGTATCCATGACAAACAGTTTTACTTTCAAGAATCTTGCACTTAACTTCTTGTTGGAATATAAGTCCGGTGGTGATGTATATGACAGGGCGCTTAGAAACAACATTCGTAACGGAAACTTGGCCATTACCGAATTTAGGGATGAACTTAAGGTTTTGGAAGGAGTTATGTCAGATGGTAACGGAGGGTTTGTTGCAAACGATCAAGAACTCTTAATAACTGCAAATGGATTTTACAGGGATTTCGACAACTATAATTCTGCTTCAGAAATTCTGTTGCAAGATGCATCATGGTTAAAGTTAAGAACCGTTGGTTTAACCTATAATTTCCCGGCTACGTTTATTAAGAATATGGGTATTTCGGCAGCTTCCATCAATGCCAGTGCCAATAACATAATTCTATGGACTCCTTTTGATGGGTTTGATCCTGAAGGAAACCAGTTTAGTGCAGGAAGTAACATCTATGGTTTTACAGGATTGACAACACCATTGACGCAGAGCTATTCTTTTGGTCTTAGTCTTCAATTTTAAAATATGAAATCGATGAAAAATAGTATAAGAAAAATAATTGTAGTATGTATTACACTCGGTTTTTTTGGGTGTGGTGATGACTATTTCGATGTAAATACGCCAACCGGATCAGCGACAGAAGATCAGGTTTCCATGAATGATTTATTGGGACCTGCCATATATCACACAGTGCAAGCACAGTATTTTGCTGAACGTGTTTTTGGGAATTATACCCAGTACTTTACGTTTCAAGGAGGTGGTTCGGAGGGGCCGTCATCACTAGAAAGTACATGGAGTAATATTTATTTGGAAGCCCTTCCAAACCTAAATACAATTATTGCGAAAGCGGAAGAAACCAATTCCAACCACTTCAGTGGTGTTGCAAAAGTCTTGATTGCGGCTAACCTTGGAATTGCTACAGATAGTTATGAGAACATTCCTTTTAGTGAGGCGTCCCAAGGGTCGGAAAACCTAAAACCGATATTTGATGATCAAGAAAGCATATATGCTTCCCTAAATGTATTACTTGATGAGGCTATCGCAGAATTGGGAACTGATAATGGTTCCGAATTTTCCCCAACATCTACAAGTGATATTGCTTATAGAGGGGATATTGATAAATGGTTACGAGCTGCCTATACCTTAAAAGCAAGATATGCACTTCATTTAACTGAAGTAGATGGGGTGTCAGCGGCAGCAGCGGCATTGACCTACATACAAAATGGGTTTGAATCTAATGATGATGACTTGCAAATATTTTATGATGAACGGAATTTGAATCCATGGCACGCTAGACAGGTACTTGCACCAAACACAGGAAATCCACATGATAAGATTTGTGATCAATTGGTAAGCTATATGAATGGCACTTTTTATCCGTTTGCAGGAGCTTTGGAAATAGATCCAAGACTTCCGTTGTATGCTGATCTTGATTCGGATGCAGACCCATCCGATCCATTCCGTGGATATGATATTGGAGCTGCTGGTCTTTCCTCGGATGGGGAAGATGCCAATACAGATTTCGCTGATAGTGGCTTCTATACCAAATTGGATTCTCCAATAGTTATTATTTCCTATGCCGAAGCTATGTTTATTCAAGCTGAAGCTGAATTTTTGGTAAATGGTGGAAATGAAACTAGCGTGGGGTCAAACTCTGCTGCTTACAATGCATATTTGACGGGTATTACTGCTAATATGGAAAAATTGGGGGCAGATGGTGCCGACTATATAGCGGATACTGGAATAGCAGTTGGTGAAGCAAGTTTGATGTTGAACCATATTATGAAGGAAAAGTACATTGCAAACTTTTTGAACCCAGAAACGTTTGTAGATTTTAGAAGGTATGATTTTTCAGCAGATGTTTTCCTTGGTTTGGCATTACCGATAGATAGCGTGGAAGGACAGTTCCCTGGAGAGTGGTTGGTAAGAGCCCAGTATCCAAATACAGAAGAAACACGTAATCCAGATAACGTGAACGCAAATAAGCAATCTCCTATAGTTCCGGTATGGTGGGATAGATAGAAAAAACAGTGGTTAATTTTCGGAGAGGGTATTCAAATATTGAGTTAGGTATTGGATATCCTCTTTTTTATGGGATGCACTTAACACAATTCTACTCTTTAAACTTGAGGCTTCACTGGGATATCTGAAATTGGTCACAATAATCTTCTTTCGCTCCAAATGTTTTACCAAAGGTTCATTGGAAAAACTAAATGTGGGATGCTCGGCCACAAAGTCAAACTTTTCAATATTGGGCAAATTGCCAACGAACAACCCAATATTACTACTCAAAATCCCCCTTTTTTGTCTATAGATTTCTTTGGAATTCATAAGTGTTGCCAATCCCGCAGGCGAAGCTGGACTTGCGCCACCATAAAAATCAGTTTTTTTAAGTGTTTCAATTCTTTGTTGAGAGCCAAAAACAGCCCCCGCCTGTACGCCAAAGCCCTTTCCCAGTGAACCACAGACAATCAATTCTTTTGTTCGTAGATTTTTTAATTTCGAATAAGCTCCACCTCCATTATGACCAACAATACCCAGACCATGGGAATCATCAGCAACAACAATACTATTATCTAAAGGGAGAGAACGTAATTCTTCAAATTCAGGATAATTCTGTCCAGAAAAATCAATGGTATCTAAAAAAACCGCTGGAACTTTTTTGCTTTCCGATGTCAATTGTTTTCTTAACTCAAAATTTAGCTCAGCGAACGTTTCAAATGGTTTTGCTTCAGAATGATAAAGTGCTGAATGGGTGTTGGGAGCATAGAAAACTTGGTACTCATCAGAGCTGAAAGATTTTGCGATAAGCTGACCCGCTAAAAACCCTGAGGACAATGTGATACAAGCTTCACAACCTACTGTTTCGGACAAATGTTCCTCAACCTCTTCAAAGATGCTTAGTTGAATGTTCGATTTTCGTGAAGCACCATAATTAGTGCCATATTTTTTTAGATTTTTGATGAATACGTTCTGAAATTCAGTGTCCAGCTGAAGCCCTAAATAGCCCGTACCTCCAAAATAAAGATATTCCTTGCCATCTTTCCGAATGGTTCTTCCTGGAAAAGAATCTATGAAAACTGCCATTAGTTGAGCGTTACACCGCTACCTGATATAGAAGGAAACAAAACTTCCCCATTATTTTTTATAACGACCCCATTTGCGATATCTTCTTTAAGTAGCATGGCCCCGTCCATATCTACATAGTCCAGTTGTGGTAACAATTGGGCAATGGCAGAAATACCCACAGTGGACTCGGTCATACAACCAACCATAATTTTTAATCCCATTTCTTTTCCCTTTTTTATCATACGTAGGGCGGGGGTAAGACCTCCACATTTGGTCAATTTTATATTGATGCCATTAAAATGCAAACCACATTTTTCCACGTCAGTTTCAACAATACAACTCTCATCCGCAATTACAGGCAAAACACTGTGATGCATTACCTGTTCCATACCGCTCCAATCGTCAGCTTTTAAGGGTTGCTCTAAAAACTCTACCCCTAAATCTTTTAGCAAGGGAGCATTATGGATTGTCTCCTCCGCGGTCCATGCACAGTTTGCATCTATCCTAAAAATAGCGTTGGTGTGTTTTCGTAATTCTCGCACAATGGCTACATCATCATTGGTTCCCAGCTTAATTTTATAAATGGGCCAAGGTGTTTCCTTCATTTTGTCAACCATTTTTTCAATAGAAGCAATACCTATGGTATAATTGGTTGTAGGATAGGTTGAAATATCTGTACCCCACAAGGTATGGAGTGGTTTATCTTGCAATTTTCCATGGAGATCATGTGCGGCAAGATCTAAAGCACAGATGGCGAAATTTGTCAAGCCTTTTTCTACTAAAAATTGATGAAAAACTTCTGGAGTGGCAAAATCAAAGGATTCAATCTCATTCTGAATGGCGGTAATTTCCGCAATCATACTTTCCACCGTAATCTGATAATACGGATTTGAAGTGGCTTCTCCATATCCGGTTTTCCCATGCAACGAAATTCCAACGATCAACGAGTTTTGAAAATCGTGTGACTCCCTTGAAATACTAAAAGTATGCTTTAGTGCAAGGGTATATTTTTTTACGCTAATTTGCATAGAAAATAGGTTTATACTAAGATAAATAAACCCCTTGTACTATAAAACAAAAACCCTGATTCTTATACAGAAATCAGGGCTTAATTTTTAACTTCTTTTGAATGTAGTATTCAAAATTATTGGTGAATAGATTCTTAATACTTGTGTACGCTGCCGGACACCGATTTTTTCTGCTGTACGCTGGCATCTCCAGTGTATGAAATATCCGCTCCGCTACTAGCATCCGCCACTAAGGATTCAGATACGTTTACAGAAATATCTGAGCCACTACTTGCATCAGCACTGCACTTTTTGGTCAATAGTTCACGGGCCCTAATATCTGCTCCACTGCTGGCATCGGCATAAAGCATATCACTTTTACCGGATACTTTAATATCGGCACCGCTACTCGCATCGGCAGAAACTTCAGAGGCAACCAATTCCACATGTAAATCGGACCCACTACTGGCATCCAACTCTATTTTTTCAGCTTCGATAACGTTTTGTGCAATAAGGTCTGCGCCACTTGAGCTTCTTAAACCAGTAACATGTGGAAGCGATACGTAAACTTTTTTTGTTGCTCTACCAATATTTTCGATGGCGTGGATTTTAAGCTTTCCATCTTTGATGTCGGTTCCGATTAAATCGATGATGTTTTCATCGGCTTCAACGGAAATTTTGAATTCCTTATCCTGGATTACAAATACATCCAAACCTTCAGATGCGGATACTACTGTAAATTCTTCCGTTATGTTTCTGGTTTCCTCTACTACTTCTCCATTTCCTTTTTTTCCATCTCCAAAACTGATGTCAAAATTACAGGAGGAGGCAAAGAGTGCCATTAATACTGCGATTGCGATTCTTGCTAGTGTTGTCATGATTGTTGTTTTTATGATTGATTAAAATTCGTGTTTATTGATTATTATACATTTTATTATTTACCCAATTGTTGAATAGGCTTACTCAGTTGTCTTTTTTTTCACCCGCTTTAATTTCAATGCCATCCTCATCAATCTTCATTTTAAAGGAATCGTTGTTGTCTTTGACATCAATATCGATACCGTTTTCGTCTATTATTATTTTTCCTCCCTCATCTTCATCGTCATCTTCTAGAAGCTCACGCTCTGGAGGACAGTCCTGACATTTTAATTCGCCATCATTTCCCATTATCCAAGTGTAGCCGATTATACTGCTTCTATAGTAATCTTGGTCATTTTTTATCCCTCTTCCAATATGGCCTTTTGTTGATTCCCCAAATTTCAATATCATTCCTGTAGGAACAAATAGGGTAGAAGTAACTTCTTGGTTTCTAGCTTTGTTGGAGCTATCCGTTGTTAAGTATTTATCAAAGACTATTTCATTTCCCAATTGCTGAAAGCCATAATTTATTTCTTTTGCCCGTTCTCTCCCAGCTAAATTGGAACTTCCATGGGAATCTTTTCGAATGTTGATTTTCATCTGCCCATCCTCAGCTCTTCGTATTTTTAAATCAACATCATCTGAAATTAAAATTCGGTTGTCGTTTTCATCATAAGAAAATGTCATACGTCCAAAATGGGCATTATTCATGCTATACTCAAATTCAGAATCTTTGATTTTTATCAACAAGGTATCCGTTGGATTTTCCAGTACAATTTCACTTTGGGTATTTACACTACCAACATGGGCGAATTCCGCTGCTTGACGAATACCAAGGGCAAATAATGTTCCTATGGAGATAAGCCACAGACCAAGTAATGAGAATTTGGCAATGTTCCCTATGGATTTTAAATTATTCACCAGAATCTTCAGGCCTAAATAGAGTAGGAAGAAGAAAGGTATTCCCACGGCAAAAAATAACAATATGGATACAATCCAAACCGGGGCTCCGGTGGTGTTCACAATTTCATAGAAGTCTACTCCCGGAAGGTGTATGGCATCAAAAATTCCCAAGGTGAATGCACCAACGAACAATCCAATTAGTGTGGAGGCACCTATTATGATCAGTAAAATCCCAATAAACTTGCCTATTATCTTAAAAAAGAACATAATAATATCCCCTATGGTATCGAAAAAGGTCTTGGAGCCGCTTTTGACCTTGTCGCCAACTTTTTCATAGTCAACGCTTTTTACTTTATCTGCAACATCATCAAACCCCTCTTTAACTTTGCGTTCTATATTGCTGATGTTGATGGGCTCCCCCGTCATGTCCAATTTTTGGGAGGTAGTGGCGGCTTCGGGAACCAAAATCCAAAGGAGGATATAGGCTATTAGTCCAAAACCGGTAAATACGGCCAATAAAATAAAAATAAGTCTGATCCAAAGGGCATCAAACCCTAAATAGTATTCCAAACCGGAACAGACCCCTCCAATGTACTTTTGGTCAATATCCCGATACAATTTTTTAGTCTTCCGTGTTGTTTTATCCGAAGCTTTTCGAGGTTCATCCTCAAAAATATCCTCATCAACCATATAATCTTCGGGCTGCCCCATGATATTGATTACCTCATCCACTTCTTTTTGGGTAATGACCTGTCTGTCATTTTCCATTTTTTCCAAAAAGAGTTCTGCCACCCTGGCTTCAATGTCAGCGATGATCTCATCGCTTCCGGCCGTACCCGAGAATGATCGTTTTATGGATTCTAGATACCGCCTAAGTTTGTTATACGCCTCATCATCTATGTGAAAGAGTGTATTTGCGAGATTTATATTTACTGTCTTGTTCATTTTTGTCTTTATTTTGTGTTGGTTACCAGATTAACGGCACTTCTTAGTTCATCCCAGGTGCCGTTGAGTTCTTTCAGGAACAAACGGCCTGTTTCGGTAAGCGCATAATATTTTCGTGGTGGTCCCGAAGTGGATTCTTCCCAACGATAGTTGAGCAATCCTGCATTTTTTAACCTCGTTAGCAGAGGATAAATGGTACCTTCCACTACTAGCATCTTAGCGTCTTTTAAAGCTCCTAGAATTTCTGATGCATATTTATCCTTATCCCGTAAGATAGAAAGAATGCAATATTCTAGAACCCCTTTGCGCATTTGTGCTTTTGTATTTTCTATATTCATAATGTCATGGTTCTAATAAATTAACTGTTCGTTTTTTGTTCCCGCGCTGTCCCTCTCTGATGAGAAGAGGGAGCGAGAACTTTTTTTGATTGATGATTGATTGATGATTTTTCGTTTTTTGATTGATTAATAAACTCCTTATCTATTTTTGCATATACTACGTTTAGCATAGGCAATTATTTTTGTAATTGATGATCGTAACTCAGTTCTCTTTTAATTTTCCAATGTCCATCTTCCAACACCCATACATGTGTGAATTTGGCAAGATCACCTTTTTGGTATTCCTTCTTTTCATTTAAAAATTCGAATGAATGAATTCCATGTTGAATGGCACCGTACAATTCTCCCTTTTTATATAAGGGGTAGACTTCTAAACTACCTGACACTAAGATTCTTTTTGCCTGTTGTGGCTTGTTCTTGTCAATTTTAGCACAATTTTCTCTGTTGGGTGCCAAAAAATTATCTCTCCCTATTGTAACTCCTCCTTTATCATGGTAAAACTCAAAATCTTCGGTAAACAATGATTCCATGGTGTCAACATCACATTGATTAAAAGCAGCATCAAACAATGTGCTGTCCTTTTTCTTCAGAGTCATGTACAACTCAGAATCCTGAGACATTTGAGCACTCATCAAAGACGTCATGCTTATTGCCAATACAGTGATTATGTTGTTAATGACTTTCATTATTTAATGAATTTAATGGTGAATGGATATTTAAAAGTCTCTCCTTCATTGGTTCGTATAGTAGCCAAAATGGTGTAAACAATATTTATGACAACTAAGGCTACTTGAATTAAGCCAGTAATTCCCGCGGGCCAAAAAAACCGGCCAAATCTAAAATCGTCGCTATCAAAATGTATGTTTATGTCATTTAAGTTTCTCAACCCATGAAAACCAAAAAAGCCTCCATCAAATAAATCTGGTAAACCGTGAATAAAAAAAGGAATGCTTATCAATCCGGCTACAATTGAATACAACAACATGCTTATTTGAAAGTTAAGTGCTTGCTTACCATTGTAATCCACAAACTTGTGCTCTTTTTTGTTTGCTGTCCATAAAATCAATGGGAGAATAAAATTCCCAAAGGGTATAAAGTACTTGGAAAACGTTGAAGCATGTATGATTGCTGAGAGATTTCGTTCGTGTTTGGTTAAAGTGGCTGCCATGATTTTTTGATTGATATTGAATAACAAATTTAGTTTACCTATTAGCTTACCATGCAAATATATATCCAAAAGATGGTACTATGCAAAACAAAGTACTAAATATTAACATATATTTAACAAATTGATATCCCTACTATTTTCCTTATTTTTAGCAAACCTAAATATGTACTATGGCTTCAAAAGCTAGTAAATTCAACACATTTACATTCTTTACCCTTCCATCTGCATGGTGGTGCGGCGTACGAGTTAAATATATAGATGATAAAAAAACAGTAACTACCGTGAAGCATCGGTGGATAAACCAAAATCCTTTTAAGAGTATGTTTTGGGCAGTTCAGGGTATGGCAGCAGAGCTTAGTACCGGTGCCATGGTCATCAATCAAATAAAAGATAGTGGAAGAAAAATTTCCATGTTGGTTCTCAACAACAACGCCAATTTTTCAAAAAAGGCGACAGGAAAAATTACGTTTACCTGTGAAGATGGTCATTTGATTGAAGATGCCATAAAAAAAACAATTGAAACAGGAGAAGGACAGACCATTTGGATGAAATCCGTTGGGACAAACAAAGATGGTGTAGTGGTCTCAACTTTTAATTTTGAGTGGACCATAAAACTTAAGGCCTGAATTTTGGTATTTTGGATTATTACATTTTTTTGTAAATTCATCCAACAGTAATTAATTGAATACTAAACACACATGGGAAAATTTGAAATTAAATCCACTAGTACTGGTAAAACAATGTTCAACCTTAAAGCAGGTAATGGTCAAGTAATTTTGACCAGCCAGTCGTATGCCAGTAAGGACGGTTGCAAAAATGGTATTGAATCTGTACGAACAAATTCTCAGACAGATGCTCAATTTGAACGCAAAACTGCTAAAGATGGAAGTCCATTCTTTACGTTAAATGCTACCAATGGTCAAGTAATAGGTAAAAGCGAGATGTATAACTCAACTGCTGCCATGGAAAACGGAATTGCGTCTGTTAAGAAAAATGCGCCAGATGCTGCAGTAGATGATAATTCGTAAGAAAATCACTTGTCTCTTTATATGGGATTAGTACAATAGAATAAAAGGCGACCTAAATGGGTCGCTTTTTTTATTCCTTAAAATTACTTCAGTAAAACAAAATTGTTAAGGTTGAAATTTGTAACAAAACTCTAAAGATGTCAACTAATACATAGCAATATAAAAAATCAAAAAATGAACGCACACGAAATAGACTATGAAATTTACGGAGAGGAAATGCAATATGTAGAAATAGAGCTTGACCCCCAAGAAGCTGTTGTTGCAGAGGCAGGCAGTTTTATGATGATGGACACCGATATAAAGATGGACACCATTTTTGGAGATGGCTCAGGACAGGACTCTGGGGTTTTGGGTAAGTTATTTTCAGCAGGTAAGCGATTATTGACAGGGGAGAGTCTTTTTATGACCGCTTTTTTAAACGTAGGACAGGGTAAAAAGAAAGCAAGCTTCGCTTCACCATACCCAGGTAAAATACTGCCCATAGACCTTTCGGAAAAAGGTGGGAAGTTCATCTGCCAGAAAGATGCTTTTTTATGTGCTGCCAAAGGGGTTTCCGTTGGGGTTGAATTCTCAAAACGTTTAGGACGTGGCCTTTTTGGTGGGGAAGGCTTTATCATGCAAAAATTGGAAGGTGATGGAATGGCTTTTGTTCATGCGGGTGGTACCATGGCCAAGAAAGAATTGGCAGCTGGGGAGGTCTTAAAAGTGGATACCGGTTGTATTGTAGGTTTCTCCCATACTGTGGATTATGATATAGAATTTGTTGGAGGCATTAAAAACACTGTTTTTGGAGGTGAAGGTTTATTCTTTGCCACACTTAGAGGCCCAGGAACCGTGTATGTGCAGTCATTGCCCTTTAGCAGACTTGCCGGTAGGGTATTGGCATCCATACCAAGAGGTGGAAAGGATAAAGGAGAAGGTAGTATTCTAGGAACTTTGGGTGATATTGCTATGGGAGATAATCGGTTCTAATGTAGTTGTTGGTTGATAGTTGGCAGTAATCAGTAATTAACTGTCAGTTCGAGCGCAGTCGAGAACTATTCTTTAGATATATAATCAGAACAGATTAGTTTTCTGATTGAATATGGTTCATTAATTTTAGTGATCGCAAAAAACAAATGAACTTCCAAGACCTATTTACGTTTCTTACTGAATTACAACAAAACAATACCAAAGAATGGATGGATAACAACCGAAAGTGGTACAAATCCCTTCGGAATGATTTCATTCTATGGTTGGACGATTTGGACCTGACCATGGCACAATTGGATGATGCATATTATCCAACGCCAGGAAAAAAAGGTATCAACCGAATCAATAACAATCTAATGTTCCATCCACATAAACCCATTTATAAAGACCATTTTGGCGCGGGATTGGACAAAGCCCCAAATTCGGCCGACTTTTATATTGAAGTAGGGGTAAAGCAATGCTTATTGGCTGGTGGATTTTGGCGTCCAGATTCAAAAACATTGCGAAGCATCCGTGAAGGAATAGATTATAATGGGGAAGAACTGCTCGAAATCATAGAAAAGCCCTCTTTTAAAAAGTTGTTTGGTGGACTTTATGAAGATGAAAGGTTGATCAGTGCCCCAAAGGGCTTCACGAATGATCATCCACATATTGAACTGCTTCGAAATAAAACCTTTGCAGTGGAACTTCAATTGGATAAGAAAGAGGTTTTAAAAGAGAATTTCAAAGAAAAAATTAAAGAAGTTTATATGGAAATGCTGCCTTTCCTCCGATATTTGAACAACGCTGCAACAGTTTAATCCACATTATGAAGTACGGAAACGTCAAGAATATAAAAAAGGAATTGCTATCTGATAACTGGTATTCCTTGAACAAGGTCACTTTTGAATATCAACGCGAAGATGGAAAATGGGAAACTCAGGTACGCGAAGCCTATGATCGAGGAAACGGAGCTGTTATCCTATTATATAACAAGGAGAAGGGCACCGTAATCCTTACAAGACAATTTAGAATGCCCACTTATTTAAATGGTAATGAAGACGGGATGATGATTGAAGCTTGTGCAGGGATTTTGGAAAAAGGAAATGCAGAACAGACCATTATTATGGAAGTTGAAGAAGAAACCGGGTATAAGATTTCGGATGTTGAAAAAGTTTTTGAATCGTATATGTCACCTGGTTCCGTTACTGAAGTACTTTACTTTTTTGTTGGTCAATATGAAGACGATATGAAAGTAAGTGCAGGCGGAGGTGCAGAAGACGAAACCGAGAACATTGAAGTTTTGGAAATGACCTTTGCAAAAGCTTTGCAAATGGTAGCAAGCGGAGAAATCAAGGATGCAAAAACTATTATGCTATTGCAATATGCACAAATACAGCGTTTAATCAACTAATAATTTTCGTGAAGATCTTTTAAGACTGTTGCAATCTCCAGACGTATTTGCGAAGTTGGAATGGTAAAATGGTTGTTCATAAAACTGAAAATCAACAATTTTCCTGATTTGGTTTTAAGGTAGCCGCTAAGGTTGTAATT contains:
- a CDS encoding PspC domain-containing protein; protein product: MNKTVNINLANTLFHIDDEAYNKLRRYLESIKRSFSGTAGSDEIIADIEARVAELFLEKMENDRQVITQKEVDEVINIMGQPEDYMVDEDIFEDEPRKASDKTTRKTKKLYRDIDQKYIGGVCSGLEYYLGFDALWIRLIFILLAVFTGFGLIAYILLWILVPEAATTSQKLDMTGEPINISNIERKVKEGFDDVADKVKSVDYEKVGDKVKSGSKTFFDTIGDIIMFFFKIIGKFIGILLIIIGASTLIGLFVGAFTLGIFDAIHLPGVDFYEIVNTTGAPVWIVSILLFFAVGIPFFFLLYLGLKILVNNLKSIGNIAKFSLLGLWLISIGTLFALGIRQAAEFAHVGSVNTQSEIVLENPTDTLLIKIKDSEFEYSMNNAHFGRMTFSYDENDNRILISDDVDLKIRRAEDGQMKINIRKDSHGSSNLAGRERAKEINYGFQQLGNEIVFDKYLTTDSSNKARNQEVTSTLFVPTGMILKFGESTKGHIGRGIKNDQDYYRSSIIGYTWIMGNDGELKCQDCPPERELLEDDDEDEGGKIIIDENGIDIDVKDNNDSFKMKIDEDGIEIKAGEKKDN
- a CDS encoding PadR family transcriptional regulator, which gives rise to MNIENTKAQMRKGVLEYCILSILRDKDKYASEILGALKDAKMLVVEGTIYPLLTRLKNAGLLNYRWEESTSGPPRKYYALTETGRLFLKELNGTWDELRSAVNLVTNTK
- a CDS encoding YybH family protein — encoded protein: MKVINNIITVLAISMTSLMSAQMSQDSELYMTLKKKDSTLFDAAFNQCDVDTMESLFTEDFEFYHDKGGVTIGRDNFLAPNRENCAKIDKNKPQQAKRILVSGSLEVYPLYKKGELYGAIQHGIHSFEFLNEKKEYQKGDLAKFTHVWVLEDGHWKIKRELSYDHQLQK
- a CDS encoding DUF4870 domain-containing protein, producing MAATLTKHERNLSAIIHASTFSKYFIPFGNFILPLILWTANKKEHKFVDYNGKQALNFQISMLLYSIVAGLISIPFFIHGLPDLFDGGFFGFHGLRNLNDINIHFDSDDFRFGRFFWPAGITGLIQVALVVINIVYTILATIRTNEGETFKYPFTIKFIK
- a CDS encoding DUF4442 domain-containing protein; the protein is MASKASKFNTFTFFTLPSAWWCGVRVKYIDDKKTVTTVKHRWINQNPFKSMFWAVQGMAAELSTGAMVINQIKDSGRKISMLVLNNNANFSKKATGKITFTCEDGHLIEDAIKKTIETGEGQTIWMKSVGTNKDGVVVSTFNFEWTIKLKA
- a CDS encoding YegP family protein — protein: MGKFEIKSTSTGKTMFNLKAGNGQVILTSQSYASKDGCKNGIESVRTNSQTDAQFERKTAKDGSPFFTLNATNGQVIGKSEMYNSTAAMENGIASVKKNAPDAAVDDNS
- a CDS encoding TIGR00266 family protein, with translation MNAHEIDYEIYGEEMQYVEIELDPQEAVVAEAGSFMMMDTDIKMDTIFGDGSGQDSGVLGKLFSAGKRLLTGESLFMTAFLNVGQGKKKASFASPYPGKILPIDLSEKGGKFICQKDAFLCAAKGVSVGVEFSKRLGRGLFGGEGFIMQKLEGDGMAFVHAGGTMAKKELAAGEVLKVDTGCIVGFSHTVDYDIEFVGGIKNTVFGGEGLFFATLRGPGTVYVQSLPFSRLAGRVLASIPRGGKDKGEGSILGTLGDIAMGDNRF
- a CDS encoding DUF2461 domain-containing protein; its protein translation is MNFQDLFTFLTELQQNNTKEWMDNNRKWYKSLRNDFILWLDDLDLTMAQLDDAYYPTPGKKGINRINNNLMFHPHKPIYKDHFGAGLDKAPNSADFYIEVGVKQCLLAGGFWRPDSKTLRSIREGIDYNGEELLEIIEKPSFKKLFGGLYEDERLISAPKGFTNDHPHIELLRNKTFAVELQLDKKEVLKENFKEKIKEVYMEMLPFLRYLNNAATV
- a CDS encoding NUDIX domain-containing protein, producing MKYGNVKNIKKELLSDNWYSLNKVTFEYQREDGKWETQVREAYDRGNGAVILLYNKEKGTVILTRQFRMPTYLNGNEDGMMIEACAGILEKGNAEQTIIMEVEEETGYKISDVEKVFESYMSPGSVTEVLYFFVGQYEDDMKVSAGGGAEDETENIEVLEMTFAKALQMVASGEIKDAKTIMLLQYAQIQRLIN